In one window of Gemmatimonadota bacterium DNA:
- the truB gene encoding tRNA pseudouridine(55) synthase TruB, whose product MTGALLLDKPAGLTSHDVVARVRRVLGTRAVGHTGTLDPFATGLLVVLVGRATRLARFVEQQAKTYLATARLGGATTTDDATGEPLGPPAAPATMPGLADVQRVLAAGTGARGQRPPAYSAKHVAGERAYARARRGETVELAEVPIVVQTLELVRYAYPELQFRTTVSAGTYVRVLARELGEALGTGAHLTALRREAIGALSVRDAVTLEQLTPAALRSPLAVLGHLPRVDVSEAAARALGFGQAVRELELGAAADGPVAAVAPGERLVAVGRLQGGAFQPEVVLESAS is encoded by the coding sequence CTGACCGGCGCGCTGCTGCTCGACAAGCCCGCCGGGCTGACCAGCCACGACGTCGTGGCCCGGGTGCGGCGGGTGCTCGGCACCCGCGCGGTGGGCCACACCGGGACCCTCGATCCCTTTGCCACCGGGCTGCTGGTGGTCCTGGTGGGCCGGGCCACCCGCCTGGCGCGGTTCGTGGAGCAGCAGGCCAAGACGTACCTGGCCACGGCGCGGCTGGGCGGCGCCACCACCACCGACGATGCGACGGGCGAGCCCCTGGGCCCGCCGGCGGCGCCGGCGACGATGCCCGGCCTCGCGGACGTCCAGCGGGTGCTCGCCGCGGGCACCGGGGCGCGGGGACAGCGGCCGCCGGCCTACTCCGCCAAGCACGTGGCGGGTGAGCGCGCCTATGCGCGGGCCCGCCGGGGTGAGACCGTGGAACTGGCCGAGGTGCCGATCGTGGTGCAGACGCTGGAGCTGGTCCGGTATGCCTACCCCGAGCTCCAGTTCCGGACCACCGTGAGCGCGGGAACCTACGTCCGGGTGCTGGCGCGTGAGCTCGGGGAAGCGCTGGGGACGGGCGCCCACCTGACAGCACTCCGCCGGGAGGCCATCGGGGCACTGTCGGTCCGGGACGCGGTGACGCTGGAACAGCTGACGCCGGCCGCGCTGCGGTCGCCGCTGGCGGTGCTCGGCCACCTGCCGCGGGTCGACGTGTCGGAGGCCGCCGCGCGCGCCCTGGGCTTCGGGCAGGCGGTGCGGGAGCTGGAGCTGGGAGCGGCGGCGGATGGGCCGGTGGCGGCGGTTGCGCCCGGCGAGCGGCTTGTGGCGGTGGGCCGGCTGCAGGGCGGGGCGTTCCAGCCGGAGGTCGTGCTGGAGTCGGCGAGCTGA
- the rbfA gene encoding 30S ribosome-binding factor RbfA, with the protein MRGPKRRPDQVGETIRQVVADALLTELRDPRIGFVTVTEVRVTNDLAVATIRVSIMGEDAERDAALEGLGSAAGYLRKLVAQALSVRIVPELRFELDRGQEHSARINQILSELHEERGD; encoded by the coding sequence GTGAGGGGCCCGAAGCGGCGCCCCGACCAGGTGGGGGAGACGATCCGGCAGGTGGTCGCCGACGCGCTCCTCACCGAGCTGCGCGATCCCCGGATCGGCTTCGTCACGGTCACCGAGGTGCGGGTGACCAACGACCTGGCGGTCGCCACGATCCGGGTGAGCATCATGGGTGAGGACGCCGAACGTGACGCCGCCCTGGAGGGCCTGGGCAGCGCCGCGGGGTACCTGCGCAAGCTGGTGGCACAGGCGCTGTCGGTCCGGATCGTCCCGGAGCTGCGCTTCGAGCTGGACCGGGGGCAGGAGCACTCGGCGCGGATCAACCAGATCCTGAGTGAGCTGCACGAGGAGCGCGGGGACTGA
- a CDS encoding DUF503 domain-containing protein, translating into MHALTQTWDLHLEGCHSLKDKRSILQSLKADLRRRLNVSVAEVEHQELWQRAGLACAAVGSDRRVVEEILREADRLIEAADGVRIMMTERGTA; encoded by the coding sequence ATGCACGCGCTGACCCAGACCTGGGACCTCCACCTCGAGGGGTGTCACTCCCTCAAGGACAAGCGGTCGATCCTGCAGTCGCTCAAGGCGGACCTGCGGCGCAGGCTCAACGTGAGCGTGGCCGAGGTGGAGCACCAGGAGCTGTGGCAGCGGGCGGGGCTGGCCTGCGCCGCGGTGGGCAGCGACCGGCGCGTCGTGGAGGAGATCCTCCGCGAGGCGGACCGGCTGATCGAGGCGGCGGACGGGGTGCGCATCATGATGACGGAGCGGGGCACGGCGTGA
- the infB gene encoding translation initiation factor IF-2 has protein sequence MVKTRVHDLAAEFGVPAEQLMSLLRDMHIFARSHMSALEDAQVSAIRVRWEREKRKAAQASDEPAPKKRAKKAAKPAAEPEAPAEAGKPAKRRRTAAEVQQAEEKAEAERAAEVLRQEALELTRPVEKREEPMLPASIEERARALFKDLPPLPVEEPAAPEAPASPFREEPRERATPEPVAEAAPATPAVPPVRPPLPPASAGGTGLPRIPTRIPRPVAPPGGEVPRFQRPKPVFSSSTPGGGQGTRPGGPRPGGPRPGGPGGPRPGGPGGRPGQAGPGPSGGAVTGERPRNFGPDAQKGGARKKKKGRKTGVDQDAVLANIEKTLAGMHRGTAKRTGRRDDGGYREQLLRQKEEREREKTRIRVNEFISVSELADLMKVPASQIVQLAFKGLGLMVTVNQRLDFDQIELISSEFGFEAVKEEEYAAPEDSAQVVEEDDAQQVARPPVVTIMGHVDHGKTSLLDYVRKANVVAGEAGGITQHIGAYHVTLPDGRKITFLDTPGHQAFTAMRARGAQVTDIVVLVVSAEDAVMPQTVEAISHAKNAGVPMIVAINKIDLPAANVQKVKQDLLSHSVVLEEFGGQVLSTAISAKKGTNVEKLLEQILLQAEILDLKANPERSATGTVVEATLDPGKGPVATILVQKGTLHVGDNFICGKFSGRVRALYDERGKNTKVAGPSIPVQILGFEGTPSPGDNFLVTTDAVEAREIAQKRQRLEREAQNRRTARGGSLEDISRALAQGQMGALRLIIKADQGGPAEALADALGQLSTGEVRVDIVHRGVGSISESDVLLAKASGAIIIGFHVRPDGGARAAAEREQVDVRTYRIIYEAVDDVRNALEGLLKPESRETVLGDAEVMQLFKVSKVGTIAGCQVRHGTIVRTAKVRVLRDGVQVYDGMLSSLKRFKDDVREVKEGLECGIGVENFNDVKVGDMIEAYRVEEIKRTLAGSGSGAA, from the coding sequence GTGGTAAAGACGCGAGTCCACGATCTGGCCGCTGAATTCGGCGTGCCCGCGGAGCAGCTCATGAGCCTGCTCCGGGACATGCACATCTTTGCGCGGAGCCACATGTCCGCGCTCGAAGATGCGCAGGTCTCCGCCATCCGTGTGCGCTGGGAGCGCGAGAAGCGGAAGGCGGCGCAGGCCTCCGACGAGCCGGCCCCGAAGAAGCGCGCCAAGAAGGCGGCGAAACCCGCTGCCGAGCCCGAGGCGCCGGCCGAGGCCGGCAAGCCCGCCAAGCGACGGCGCACCGCCGCCGAGGTGCAGCAGGCCGAGGAGAAGGCCGAGGCCGAGCGCGCCGCCGAGGTGCTGCGCCAGGAGGCGCTCGAGCTGACCCGCCCGGTCGAGAAGCGCGAGGAGCCGATGCTCCCCGCCTCGATCGAGGAGCGGGCCCGGGCCCTCTTCAAGGACCTGCCGCCGCTCCCGGTCGAAGAGCCCGCCGCCCCCGAGGCGCCCGCGTCACCGTTCCGGGAAGAGCCGCGGGAGCGGGCCACCCCCGAGCCGGTGGCCGAGGCGGCCCCCGCGACCCCGGCGGTCCCGCCGGTCCGCCCGCCGCTGCCGCCCGCGAGCGCCGGCGGCACCGGGCTCCCGCGCATCCCCACCCGGATCCCGCGCCCGGTGGCGCCTCCCGGTGGCGAGGTGCCGCGCTTCCAGCGGCCCAAGCCGGTGTTCAGCTCCAGTACGCCGGGCGGGGGGCAGGGCACCCGGCCGGGCGGTCCGCGTCCTGGTGGCCCGCGTCCCGGGGGGCCCGGTGGCCCCCGTCCGGGTGGCCCGGGGGGCCGGCCGGGTCAGGCCGGTCCCGGTCCCTCCGGTGGCGCCGTCACCGGGGAGCGGCCGCGCAACTTCGGGCCGGATGCGCAGAAGGGTGGGGCGCGCAAGAAGAAGAAGGGGCGCAAGACGGGCGTGGACCAGGATGCGGTGCTGGCCAACATCGAGAAGACCCTCGCGGGCATGCACCGCGGGACGGCCAAGCGGACCGGCCGCCGCGATGATGGCGGCTACCGGGAGCAGCTGCTGCGGCAGAAGGAGGAGCGCGAGCGGGAGAAGACGCGCATCCGGGTCAACGAGTTCATCTCGGTCTCCGAGCTCGCCGACCTCATGAAGGTGCCGGCCTCCCAGATCGTCCAGCTGGCCTTCAAGGGGCTGGGCCTGATGGTGACGGTGAACCAGCGGCTGGACTTCGACCAGATCGAGCTGATCTCCTCCGAGTTCGGCTTCGAGGCGGTGAAGGAAGAGGAGTATGCCGCGCCGGAAGACTCCGCCCAGGTGGTGGAGGAGGATGATGCGCAGCAGGTGGCACGGCCGCCGGTCGTGACCATCATGGGGCACGTCGACCACGGCAAGACTTCGCTGCTCGACTACGTCCGCAAGGCCAACGTGGTGGCGGGCGAGGCGGGTGGCATCACCCAGCACATCGGCGCCTATCACGTCACCCTGCCGGACGGACGGAAGATCACCTTCCTCGACACCCCGGGGCACCAGGCGTTCACCGCCATGCGCGCCCGCGGCGCCCAGGTGACGGACATCGTGGTGCTGGTGGTGTCGGCGGAGGACGCCGTCATGCCGCAGACCGTCGAGGCCATCAGCCACGCCAAGAACGCCGGCGTGCCGATGATCGTGGCGATCAACAAGATCGACCTCCCGGCGGCCAACGTGCAGAAGGTCAAGCAGGACCTGCTGTCGCACAGCGTGGTCCTGGAGGAGTTCGGCGGCCAGGTGCTGTCCACCGCCATCTCGGCCAAGAAGGGCACCAACGTCGAGAAGCTGCTGGAGCAGATCCTGCTGCAGGCCGAGATCCTGGACCTCAAGGCCAATCCCGAGCGCTCCGCCACCGGCACGGTGGTCGAGGCCACCCTCGACCCGGGCAAGGGGCCGGTGGCCACCATCCTGGTGCAGAAGGGCACCCTGCACGTCGGCGACAACTTCATCTGCGGCAAGTTCTCCGGCCGGGTGCGCGCGCTGTACGACGAGCGCGGCAAGAACACCAAGGTGGCCGGCCCGTCGATCCCGGTGCAGATCCTGGGCTTCGAGGGGACGCCGTCGCCGGGCGACAACTTCCTGGTGACCACGGACGCCGTCGAGGCGCGCGAGATCGCCCAGAAGCGCCAGCGGCTGGAGCGCGAGGCGCAGAACCGGCGCACCGCCCGGGGCGGGTCGCTGGAGGATATCTCCCGCGCGCTGGCGCAGGGCCAGATGGGCGCGCTGCGGCTCATCATCAAGGCCGACCAGGGCGGTCCCGCCGAGGCCCTGGCCGACGCGCTGGGCCAGCTCTCCACCGGCGAGGTCCGGGTGGACATCGTCCACCGGGGCGTGGGCTCGATCAGCGAGAGCGACGTGCTGCTGGCCAAGGCGTCGGGGGCCATCATCATCGGCTTCCACGTGCGCCCCGATGGCGGCGCCCGGGCGGCGGCGGAGCGGGAGCAGGTGGACGTGCGCACCTACCGCATCATCTACGAGGCGGTGGATGACGTGCGCAACGCCCTCGAGGGGCTGCTCAAGCCGGAGAGCCGGGAGACGGTGCTGGGCGACGCCGAGGTGATGCAGCTCTTCAAGGTGAGCAAGGTCGGCACCATCGCCGGCTGCCAGGTGCGGCACGGGACGATCGTCCGCACCGCGAAGGTCCGCGTGCTGCGCGACGGGGTGCAGGTCTACGACGGCATGCTGTCGAGCCTCAAGCGCTTCAAGGACGACGTGCGCGAGGTGAAGGAAGGCCTGGAGTGCGGCATCGGGGTCGAGAACTTCAATGACGTGAAGGTGGGCGACATGATCGAGGCCTACCGGGTCGAGGAGATCAAGCGGACCCTCGCCGGCTCGGGCTCGGGCGCGGCCTGA
- a CDS encoding ribosomal L7Ae/L30e/S12e/Gadd45 family protein, whose amino-acid sequence METTPPAEPLLRLLGLGLRAGTVVLGVEGVRTALQAGRVCGVVVAADASPRARDKVVRLARAKGIPLFTGPAAEAIGARLGRPAIMVAGVLDRALVQGLAQAGHGEAHREA is encoded by the coding sequence GTGGAGACGACGCCGCCCGCTGAGCCGCTGCTCCGGCTGCTCGGGCTCGGCCTCCGGGCCGGCACGGTGGTGCTCGGGGTGGAGGGCGTCCGGACCGCCCTGCAGGCGGGGCGGGTGTGTGGGGTGGTCGTCGCGGCGGACGCGAGTCCGCGGGCGAGGGACAAGGTGGTGCGACTGGCCCGGGCGAAAGGGATCCCCCTCTTCACCGGGCCGGCCGCGGAGGCGATCGGGGCGCGGCTGGGACGGCCCGCCATCATGGTCGCCGGCGTGTTGGACCGGGCGCTCGTCCAGGGACTCGCACAGGCGGGTCATGGCGAAGCCCACAGGGAGGCGTGA
- the nusA gene encoding transcription termination factor NusA gives MSGSPEVLSAIRELTTSKQLDRAELLDLLRDGIHAALARRYGPNVRFELEFDELKGAIKVVRLRQVVEAVEDESAQISLEEAQYEDPEFAIGDMLEEEVPFAEFGRLAVQAAKQRIIQRVREGERTRIRDEFASKVGELLSGEVQQIERGKLVIMLNKFREAEAIIPYREQNHREKFHQGDTIRAVLKRLEETPKGPRLILSRADPLFVKALFKLEVPEIQQAVVEIRAWAREVGSRTKIAVISRDDAIDPVGACVGLKGSRVQAVVNELGGERIDIVPWSPDPERFARLALAPARVAKVFSDPASKTIQAVVDEDQLSLAIGRNGQNVRLASELTGWKIDLYSSREWLERGGEGPLFAPLPPEDEAVMQLPLTELKGLSPELVAILNGAGYQRLSDVLDLEREDIEKIPGMTAERSDQLVAFLAELTEDGGDDAAR, from the coding sequence ATGTCTGGATCACCGGAAGTCCTGAGCGCCATTCGGGAGCTCACCACCAGCAAGCAGCTTGACCGGGCCGAACTGCTCGATCTGCTGCGTGATGGCATCCACGCCGCGCTGGCGCGCCGCTACGGGCCCAACGTGCGCTTCGAGCTCGAGTTCGACGAGCTGAAGGGCGCGATCAAGGTCGTGCGGTTGCGCCAGGTGGTGGAGGCGGTCGAGGACGAGAGCGCGCAGATCTCGCTCGAGGAGGCCCAGTACGAGGATCCCGAGTTCGCCATCGGCGACATGCTCGAGGAAGAGGTGCCCTTCGCCGAGTTCGGGCGGCTGGCGGTGCAGGCCGCCAAGCAGCGCATCATCCAGCGGGTGCGCGAGGGCGAGCGGACCCGCATCCGGGACGAGTTCGCCAGCAAGGTGGGCGAGCTGCTCTCGGGCGAGGTGCAGCAGATCGAGCGGGGCAAGCTGGTGATCATGCTGAACAAGTTCCGCGAGGCCGAGGCGATCATCCCGTACCGGGAGCAGAACCACCGGGAGAAGTTCCACCAGGGCGACACCATCCGCGCGGTGCTCAAGCGGCTGGAGGAGACGCCCAAGGGACCCCGGCTCATCCTCTCCCGCGCCGACCCGCTGTTCGTGAAGGCGCTGTTCAAGCTCGAGGTGCCGGAGATCCAGCAGGCGGTGGTCGAGATCCGGGCCTGGGCGCGCGAGGTCGGCAGCCGGACCAAGATCGCCGTCATCTCCCGCGACGACGCCATCGACCCGGTGGGCGCCTGCGTGGGCCTCAAGGGCTCGCGGGTGCAGGCGGTGGTGAACGAGCTGGGCGGCGAGCGGATCGACATCGTGCCGTGGTCGCCCGATCCGGAGCGGTTCGCCCGGCTGGCGCTGGCGCCGGCGCGGGTGGCCAAGGTCTTCTCCGATCCCGCGTCCAAGACCATCCAGGCGGTGGTCGACGAGGACCAGCTCTCGCTGGCCATCGGGCGCAACGGACAGAACGTGCGGCTGGCCTCCGAGCTCACCGGCTGGAAGATCGACCTGTATTCGAGCCGCGAGTGGCTGGAGCGGGGTGGCGAGGGGCCGCTGTTCGCCCCGCTGCCGCCCGAGGACGAGGCGGTCATGCAGCTGCCGCTCACCGAGCTCAAGGGGCTTTCCCCGGAGCTGGTGGCCATCCTCAACGGGGCCGGGTACCAGCGGCTGAGCGACGTGCTGGACCTGGAGCGCGAGGACATCGAGAAGATCCCGGGCATGACCGCCGAGCGGAGCGACCAGCTGGTGGCCTTCCTGGCGGAGCTGACCGAGGACGGTGGAGACGACGCCGCCCGCTGA
- a CDS encoding polyphenol oxidase family protein, producing MTEGPGAAARVREVRLPGPVPRYEVPGWRERFGVVAGITGRGEGEGRGFDLGLWTEAPVGEVMTRWRAFRRVEEGFGGVILGTQVHQVAVARHRVATGWVQIDGVDGHATGTPGLLLTVTVADCIPVYLVDPVAGAVGLLHSGWRGTAGGILAAGVAALVEEFGATVENMAMHCGVGICGPCYEVGSEVMEGCGLGHDGPGPWHADLRALLVEQGQALGIRRISTSQWCSAHDRPAFYSHRASRGADGRMVAYLGRPVAGGPRS from the coding sequence ATGACGGAAGGTCCGGGCGCCGCCGCGCGCGTCCGTGAGGTACGCCTGCCCGGTCCCGTACCCCGCTACGAGGTGCCTGGATGGCGGGAGCGATTCGGCGTGGTCGCCGGGATCACCGGCCGCGGCGAGGGGGAGGGACGGGGCTTCGACCTGGGACTCTGGACGGAGGCCCCGGTTGGAGAGGTGATGACCCGCTGGCGGGCCTTCCGGCGGGTGGAGGAGGGATTCGGGGGCGTGATCCTGGGCACCCAGGTGCACCAGGTGGCGGTGGCCCGCCACCGGGTGGCCACGGGCTGGGTCCAGATCGATGGGGTAGACGGCCACGCCACCGGCACGCCTGGCCTGCTGCTGACCGTCACCGTGGCGGACTGCATCCCGGTGTACCTTGTCGACCCGGTGGCGGGGGCGGTCGGGCTGCTGCACAGCGGGTGGCGGGGCACGGCGGGCGGGATCCTGGCGGCGGGTGTTGCCGCGCTGGTCGAGGAGTTCGGTGCCACCGTGGAAAACATGGCAATGCATTGCGGGGTCGGGATTTGTGGCCCGTGTTATGAGGTGGGTTCTGAAGTGATGGAGGGCTGCGGGCTTGGGCACGACGGGCCCGGACCGTGGCATGCCGATCTGCGCGCACTCCTGGTGGAACAGGGGCAGGCCCTGGGCATCCGGCGCATTTCCACATCACAATGGTGTTCGGCTCACGACCGCCCCGCTTTCTACAGCCACCGGGCCTCCCGCGGCGCCGATGGCCGGATGGTGGCGTACCTCGGCCGCCCCGTGGCGGGCGGGCCACGGTCCTGA
- the murA gene encoding UDP-N-acetylglucosamine 1-carboxyvinyltransferase gives MPPRFVVQGGRALNGSVRPAGNKNAALPAIAATLLADGPVDLGNMPRIRDVETMLALVADLGATVEWTGPNTVRVDARPARPKPLDPALCSRIRASILLAGPLLARFGTVTLPPPGGDVIGRRRVDTHFLALEQLGASLSLGESYEIEAKALTGAEIFLDEPSVTGTENALMAAVMARGRTVLRNAAAEPHVQDVARLLVAMGAQIEGIGTNVYTIHGGKPLGPASYAIGPDHIEIASFIGLAAVTNGHLVIEGVRPDDLRSTLLGFERLGVRPRVDGDRLVCEAGQERRVRPDLGGHVPKLEDGPWPAFPADAMSIAVVTATQCEGMVLIFEKMFESRLFFVDKLIGMGARIVLCDPHRAVISGPAQLRGGTVESPDIRAGMAMLLAALAAEGQSTIHNVGQIERGYEQIDTRLRALGAQIERHE, from the coding sequence ATGCCTCCTCGCTTCGTGGTGCAGGGAGGGCGTGCCCTCAACGGCAGCGTCCGTCCCGCCGGCAACAAGAACGCCGCGCTCCCGGCCATCGCCGCCACCCTCCTGGCCGACGGGCCGGTCGACCTGGGCAACATGCCGCGCATCCGGGACGTCGAGACGATGCTCGCGCTGGTCGCCGACCTGGGCGCCACGGTCGAGTGGACCGGCCCCAACACCGTCCGGGTGGATGCCCGGCCGGCGCGGCCCAAGCCGCTCGACCCCGCCCTCTGCTCCCGGATCCGCGCCTCGATCCTGCTCGCCGGCCCGCTGCTGGCCCGGTTCGGCACCGTCACCCTCCCGCCGCCGGGCGGTGACGTCATCGGCCGCCGGCGGGTGGACACCCATTTCCTGGCGCTCGAGCAGCTCGGGGCCTCGCTCTCCCTCGGGGAGAGCTACGAGATCGAGGCCAAGGCCCTCACCGGGGCCGAGATCTTCCTCGATGAGCCGAGCGTCACCGGCACCGAGAACGCCCTGATGGCCGCCGTGATGGCGCGGGGGCGCACGGTGCTCCGCAACGCCGCCGCTGAACCCCACGTGCAGGACGTGGCGCGCCTGCTGGTGGCCATGGGCGCCCAGATCGAGGGTATCGGGACCAACGTCTACACCATCCACGGTGGCAAGCCCCTCGGCCCGGCCAGCTACGCCATCGGCCCCGACCACATCGAGATCGCCAGCTTCATCGGGCTGGCCGCGGTGACCAACGGCCACCTGGTCATCGAGGGGGTCCGCCCGGACGACCTCCGCAGCACCTTGCTCGGCTTTGAGCGCCTGGGCGTCCGCCCCCGGGTGGATGGCGACCGCCTGGTGTGCGAGGCGGGCCAGGAGCGCCGGGTGCGGCCGGACCTCGGCGGGCACGTGCCCAAGCTCGAGGATGGCCCCTGGCCGGCCTTCCCGGCCGACGCCATGTCGATCGCCGTGGTCACCGCGACCCAGTGCGAGGGCATGGTCCTCATCTTCGAGAAGATGTTCGAGTCCCGTCTCTTCTTCGTGGACAAGCTGATCGGGATGGGGGCCCGGATCGTCCTGTGCGACCCCCACCGCGCGGTCATCTCGGGCCCGGCACAGCTCCGGGGCGGCACGGTGGAATCGCCCGACATCCGCGCCGGGATGGCCATGCTGCTCGCCGCCCTCGCCGCGGAGGGGCAGAGCACCATCCACAACGTGGGCCAGATCGAGCGCGGCTACGAGCAGATCGACACCCGCCTGCGCGCCCTCGGCGCCCAGATCGAACGCCACGAGTAG
- a CDS encoding zinc dependent phospholipase C family protein — MAALLVLCLPAPLYAWTPGTHIYLGEAVLGNLGLLPAAVADLLRAFPFDFLYGNIAADSSIAKKYAPVGRHCHAWHVGQEIFDLARSDALRAFGLGYLSHLAADVVAHNYFVPRQLVLTSTTTGFGHSYWESRFETPLGDRFARTAKEVILLDHAPADAHLDQIISPTIFSVRTNRRLFRGMVHLTETQGWQRAFQVADRRSRWDLPVPDVERHLALSFEFIIGMLAEPNAESRRFDPSGEEPLRVAKRMRREALLAGGWKDRARVQEVAEGRFGLPERSLAVWAGAEILRPWRS, encoded by the coding sequence GTGGCGGCCCTGCTCGTCCTCTGCCTGCCCGCCCCGCTGTACGCCTGGACACCCGGGACGCACATCTACCTGGGCGAGGCGGTGCTGGGCAACCTGGGCCTCCTCCCCGCCGCCGTGGCCGACCTGCTGCGCGCCTTTCCGTTCGACTTCCTCTACGGCAATATCGCCGCCGACAGCTCCATCGCCAAGAAGTACGCCCCGGTGGGGCGCCACTGCCACGCGTGGCACGTGGGCCAGGAGATCTTCGACCTGGCCCGGAGCGACGCGCTGCGCGCCTTCGGGCTGGGCTACCTCTCGCACCTGGCCGCCGACGTGGTGGCGCACAACTATTTCGTGCCCCGCCAGCTGGTCCTCACCAGCACCACCACGGGGTTCGGGCACTCCTACTGGGAGAGCCGCTTCGAGACCCCGCTGGGCGACCGCTTCGCCCGCACGGCCAAGGAGGTCATCCTCCTGGATCACGCCCCGGCCGACGCGCATCTCGACCAGATCATCTCCCCAACGATCTTCAGCGTGCGAACCAACCGCCGCCTGTTTCGCGGCATGGTGCACCTGACCGAGACCCAGGGGTGGCAGCGCGCCTTCCAGGTGGCCGACCGGCGCAGCCGGTGGGACCTGCCGGTCCCCGACGTGGAGCGGCACCTGGCGCTCTCGTTCGAGTTCATCATCGGGATGCTGGCGGAGCCGAACGCGGAATCGCGCCGCTTCGACCCCAGCGGCGAGGAGCCGCTCCGGGTGGCCAAGCGGATGCGGCGCGAGGCGCTGCTCGCGGGCGGCTGGAAGGACCGCGCCCGGGTGCAGGAGGTGGCAGAAGGTCGCTTCGGCCTGCCCGAGCGGTCGCTGGCCGTGTGGGCCGGCGCGGAGATCCTGCGGCCATGGCGGAGCTAG